Proteins encoded by one window of Chondromyces crocatus:
- a CDS encoding substrate-binding domain-containing protein has translation MSQAIHKDPPSPPRELFPTREIGALVAIVGVLVGMGYLLWRGGNAKPAGPAPDRLVNVKLLTDIDRSVCGEPTRTGIPHVISMVYSDDKRRWIEDAAEQFSDLCPNIQVKLDPREDLEAADVILLGEVKPTLWAPADELALRYIDHHWKHQSKDVLFRIEDQISLARSPLIALVWEDRMRVLDAIRDAQAKGGPRVPWHGPGPWAEMACALVPEEPEPFYVALEDRVPGRWIDWYEPLIPPPAPPVKPARGARKPPPPPPPVEVEYTPEFPTVNEIQRWGRVKFGHTSPTRSTSGLEALYLMAYDYVMPPDRRPPLADETARGIGLTGADAERFIISGEHLRLEFTQSLAERDEDLRNWLGRCEGGLENPLWSARLLTETMFNVGGGRFDGILTYEHLVFSVLKRIDDHARVMRTMRVIYPQPTIVNQHPVVMLWPDDPALGVQREAAERWISFLRSRPIQEKAIEYGFRPASPEVSIRAFDSYTNPFVHLRRYGISFQVPLEEPPRLDGPGIQGLIGLWEDATGRN, from the coding sequence GTGTCGCAAGCGATCCACAAGGACCCGCCGTCTCCCCCGAGGGAGCTGTTTCCCACGCGGGAAATAGGCGCGCTCGTCGCGATCGTCGGTGTCCTCGTCGGGATGGGTTACCTCCTGTGGCGAGGGGGAAACGCGAAACCGGCGGGCCCTGCGCCGGACCGGCTCGTGAACGTGAAGCTCCTGACCGATATCGATCGGAGTGTCTGTGGGGAGCCGACGAGGACCGGGATCCCGCACGTCATCAGCATGGTGTACAGCGACGACAAGCGGCGCTGGATCGAAGACGCGGCGGAGCAGTTCTCGGATCTGTGTCCGAACATCCAGGTGAAGCTCGATCCCAGGGAGGACCTGGAGGCCGCCGACGTCATCCTGCTGGGCGAGGTGAAGCCCACGCTGTGGGCGCCGGCCGACGAGCTCGCGCTGCGTTACATCGACCATCACTGGAAGCACCAGTCGAAGGATGTGCTGTTCCGCATCGAGGACCAGATCTCCCTGGCGCGCTCTCCGTTGATCGCGCTGGTCTGGGAGGACCGGATGCGTGTGCTGGACGCGATCCGGGACGCGCAGGCGAAGGGAGGGCCGCGGGTGCCCTGGCATGGTCCGGGGCCCTGGGCGGAGATGGCCTGCGCGCTGGTGCCCGAGGAGCCGGAGCCGTTCTATGTGGCGCTCGAAGACCGCGTCCCGGGGCGCTGGATCGACTGGTACGAGCCGCTGATTCCGCCTCCTGCACCCCCGGTGAAGCCTGCCCGAGGGGCGCGGAAACCGCCGCCGCCGCCGCCGCCGGTGGAGGTGGAGTACACGCCCGAGTTCCCGACGGTGAACGAGATCCAGCGCTGGGGGCGCGTGAAGTTCGGGCACACCTCGCCGACGCGCTCGACGTCGGGGCTCGAGGCGCTCTACCTGATGGCCTACGACTACGTGATGCCGCCGGATCGGCGGCCACCGCTGGCCGACGAAACGGCCCGGGGCATCGGCCTGACCGGAGCGGACGCGGAGCGGTTCATCATCTCGGGGGAACATCTGCGTCTCGAGTTCACGCAGTCGCTCGCCGAGCGGGACGAGGATCTGCGGAACTGGTTGGGGCGCTGCGAGGGAGGGCTAGAGAACCCGCTCTGGTCGGCCCGCCTCCTGACCGAGACGATGTTCAACGTCGGCGGTGGGCGGTTCGACGGCATCCTGACGTACGAGCACCTGGTCTTTTCCGTGCTCAAGCGCATCGACGATCACGCGCGGGTGATGCGCACGATGCGTGTCATCTACCCGCAGCCGACGATCGTGAACCAGCACCCGGTGGTGATGCTGTGGCCCGATGATCCAGCGCTCGGTGTGCAGCGCGAGGCGGCCGAGAGGTGGATCTCCTTCCTGCGGAGCCGGCCGATCCAGGAGAAAGCCATCGAGTATGGCTTCCGCCCTGCGAGCCCGGAGGTGTCGATCCGAGCGTTCGATTCCTACACGAACCCCTTCGTCCATCTGCGTCGTTACGGGATCTCGTTCCAGGTGCCGCTGGAGGAGCCGCCACGCCTCGATGGTCCGGGCATCCAGGGGCTGATCGGGCTCTGGGAAGACGCAACCGGTCGGAACTGA
- a CDS encoding serine/threonine-protein kinase: MPLSLQARYEDIRLLGEGGVGVVYRAHDPRLGREVAVKLLKHGDPARHRRLLREARAQARVHHENVCPVYDAGEVDGEPYIVMQFVEGEPLWRLSPRLTLTQKVEIMRAVSAAMHAAHRLGLVHRDLKPGNILVEPQAGGGLKPYIVDFGLAREVGGGAGKETLGSDVAGTPAYMAPEQAAGGRIDVRTDVYSLGATLYELLSGRPPYVDDAPWKILARIASEEPAPLRSVGAEVPAALEAVTMTCLSREPARRYGSARALAEDLQRFLEGQRVGARRPLTIARMWRRLRRRKELWAVSTLVLLAAVAVVAVLWVRSEADAAARLAQELGREAAGMELLMRSAYQMPLHDVNRERALVRERLSGLERRLSDAGRAAQGPLHYAIGRGRLSVGDLEEAEAHLEAARAAGYAPAELDYALGTTLLKLHGRRYLEVHRIADEAERTARLAEIDARYQAPALALLGQASAGKLEPLAYGEALRAYYAGEFEEARVRAAEAFEQSPMLFEAKRLEGEALAGLSLRDWTSGRPDAWGVMSARLEAAQAAFQTAEDVARSDPELLRAACLLGTRTMFAARFHGEAPRPRFGRARVACEKAVIADPLNPLTLRARADLHALYAYALAGDPQPGEAPEREVRDAVRFAEEALPANPNELEAYKTLGTALRAQMLLELNRGIAPRASVRRATEVYEAGIAKFPPYGSAQESLATVLAMMVRVERWRGVSVEPTVERALALLDEGTARGASLSMSDAKRATLFLEQGYWLLDKGRSPEEVMRRALEALRAGEARSPGWHGFARYAAEAHLIRAMDAQARGESPQGALAEAVTALRLLEVSAPGMAVARDVEGMVALVEARQRVRDGRDPGEPLRRARGAFAAGAAEVPWVLSFAVGLAQVELVAGAWAVSQGKTTDDGLAVIQAVKEKLSPWLVPDLADPEPYVLLAEACALSLAQLPRRSSEGAEALLKEGFAFAEMALMRNPRLASALAVQGRLFLLQVGVAQAAANPIAAAEAKRQAYPALMSAVLQNPLLERELLSALAEASRE; the protein is encoded by the coding sequence GTGCCCCTGTCGCTTCAGGCGCGGTACGAGGACATCCGTCTCCTGGGGGAGGGGGGGGTCGGGGTGGTCTACCGGGCCCATGATCCGCGTCTCGGGCGCGAGGTGGCGGTGAAGCTGCTGAAGCACGGGGATCCGGCGCGCCACCGGCGGCTGCTGCGGGAGGCTCGGGCGCAAGCGCGCGTTCACCACGAGAATGTATGCCCCGTGTACGACGCGGGGGAGGTCGATGGTGAGCCCTACATCGTGATGCAGTTCGTGGAGGGGGAGCCGCTGTGGCGGCTGTCGCCACGCCTGACGCTGACGCAGAAGGTGGAGATCATGCGGGCGGTGAGCGCGGCGATGCACGCGGCGCACCGGCTGGGGTTGGTGCACCGGGATCTGAAGCCAGGGAACATCCTGGTGGAGCCGCAGGCCGGCGGAGGCCTGAAGCCGTACATCGTGGATTTCGGGCTGGCGCGGGAAGTCGGAGGGGGCGCCGGGAAAGAGACGCTCGGGAGTGATGTGGCGGGGACGCCCGCCTACATGGCACCAGAGCAAGCGGCGGGCGGGCGAATCGACGTGCGGACCGATGTGTACAGCCTCGGCGCGACGCTGTACGAGCTGCTCTCGGGTCGCCCCCCCTATGTGGACGACGCGCCCTGGAAGATCCTGGCGAGGATCGCGAGCGAGGAGCCAGCGCCGCTTCGGTCGGTCGGCGCAGAGGTGCCGGCGGCTCTGGAGGCGGTGACGATGACGTGCCTTTCGCGAGAGCCGGCGCGTCGGTACGGCTCGGCGCGCGCGCTGGCCGAAGATCTGCAGCGGTTCCTGGAGGGGCAGCGGGTCGGGGCGCGGCGGCCTCTGACGATCGCGCGGATGTGGCGGCGGTTGCGGCGCCGCAAGGAGCTGTGGGCGGTGAGCACCCTGGTGCTTCTGGCGGCCGTCGCGGTGGTGGCGGTGCTGTGGGTGCGCAGCGAGGCCGACGCGGCGGCGCGGCTCGCGCAGGAGCTGGGTCGTGAGGCGGCGGGGATGGAGCTGCTGATGCGCAGCGCGTACCAGATGCCGTTGCACGACGTGAACAGGGAGCGGGCGCTGGTGCGGGAGCGCCTGTCGGGGCTGGAGAGGCGGCTGTCCGATGCGGGGCGCGCCGCGCAGGGGCCGCTGCACTACGCGATCGGCAGGGGGCGGCTCTCGGTGGGGGATCTGGAGGAGGCCGAAGCGCACCTGGAGGCGGCAAGGGCCGCCGGGTATGCGCCCGCGGAGCTGGACTACGCGCTGGGGACGACGCTCCTCAAGCTGCACGGTCGGCGTTATCTGGAGGTGCATCGGATCGCGGACGAGGCAGAGCGGACCGCACGGCTCGCCGAGATCGACGCGCGCTACCAGGCGCCAGCGCTTGCGTTGCTGGGCCAGGCATCCGCCGGGAAGCTGGAGCCGCTGGCGTACGGGGAGGCGCTGCGCGCGTACTACGCGGGCGAGTTCGAGGAGGCGCGGGTCCGGGCGGCGGAGGCGTTCGAGCAGTCGCCGATGCTGTTCGAGGCGAAGCGGCTGGAAGGAGAGGCGCTCGCCGGGCTGTCGCTGCGCGACTGGACGAGCGGTCGCCCCGACGCATGGGGCGTGATGTCGGCCCGGCTGGAGGCGGCACAGGCGGCGTTCCAGACGGCAGAGGACGTGGCGCGGAGCGATCCGGAGCTGCTTCGCGCAGCTTGTTTGCTGGGGACGCGGACGATGTTTGCGGCGCGGTTCCACGGGGAGGCGCCGCGACCGAGGTTCGGGCGGGCGCGGGTGGCGTGCGAGAAGGCGGTGATCGCGGATCCTCTGAACCCGCTCACGCTGCGCGCGCGGGCGGATCTGCACGCGCTGTACGCTTACGCGCTGGCAGGGGATCCGCAGCCCGGGGAGGCGCCGGAGCGCGAGGTGCGCGACGCCGTGCGGTTCGCCGAGGAGGCCTTGCCGGCGAACCCGAACGAGCTGGAGGCCTACAAGACGCTGGGGACGGCGCTGCGGGCGCAGATGCTCCTGGAGCTGAACCGAGGGATCGCGCCGAGAGCGAGCGTGCGGCGGGCGACGGAGGTGTACGAGGCGGGGATCGCGAAGTTCCCGCCGTACGGTTCGGCGCAGGAGTCGCTGGCGACGGTGCTGGCGATGATGGTGCGGGTCGAGCGGTGGCGGGGTGTGTCCGTGGAGCCGACGGTGGAGCGGGCGCTGGCCCTGCTCGACGAGGGGACGGCGCGCGGGGCGAGCCTTTCGATGAGCGACGCGAAGCGGGCGACGCTGTTCCTGGAGCAAGGCTACTGGTTGCTCGACAAGGGGCGGTCGCCGGAGGAGGTGATGCGTCGCGCGTTGGAGGCGCTGAGGGCGGGCGAGGCGCGGAGCCCGGGCTGGCATGGGTTCGCGAGGTACGCAGCCGAGGCGCACCTGATCCGTGCGATGGATGCGCAGGCGCGCGGCGAGAGTCCGCAGGGGGCGCTCGCGGAGGCCGTGACGGCGCTGCGGTTGCTGGAGGTCTCGGCGCCGGGGATGGCCGTGGCGCGCGATGTCGAGGGGATGGTGGCGCTCGTGGAGGCGCGCCAGCGGGTGCGCGATGGGCGGGATCCGGGAGAGCCGCTCCGGCGGGCGAGGGGCGCGTTCGCCGCGGGGGCCGCGGAGGTGCCCTGGGTGCTGTCCTTCGCTGTGGGGCTGGCACAGGTGGAGCTGGTCGCGGGGGCGTGGGCGGTGTCGCAAGGGAAGACGACGGACGATGGGCTCGCGGTGATCCAGGCGGTGAAGGAGAAACTCTCGCCGTGGCTCGTCCCGGACCTCGCGGATCCCGAGCCGTATGTGTTGCTGGCCGAAGCCTGCGCGCTCTCGCTGGCGCAGCTCCCGCGTCGGTCGAGCGAGGGCGCCGAGGCGTTGTTGAAGGAGGGGTTCGCGTTCGCCGAGATGGCCCTGATGCGAAACCCACGCCTGGCGAGCGCACTCGCCGTCCAGGGGAGGCTGTTCCTCTTGCAGGTAGGCGTGGCGCAGGCCGCCGCCAACCCGATCGCCGCGGCCGAGGCGAAGCGGCAGGCATACCCGGCGCTCATGTCGGCCGTGCTGCAGAATCCGTTGCTCGAGCGGGAGCTTCTGAGCGCGCTCGCCGAGGCGTCTCGTGAATGA
- a CDS encoding sigma-54-dependent Fis family transcriptional regulator, translating into MPYLIVREPGQVAVSVLLHEGLSVGRQAPSDLLLVYQQVSRQHARFEQDESGWGVRDLGSSNGLFFNGIRTERAQLREGDVLQIGPAQLTFTEHERAEIAHAQPSLAPETLELHRADRRLGLLVEVTRAIGAMGDPEELLGRMLDAVLGVLGCDRALAALREGDEDAPLRQVLRTRAGATVEGEVVLSRPILDALLVRREAVLLRGGREPGASSPPMEGASRSGMGTPLESGRRVLGFLYVDHWNQNAPFGSEDLDFLSALGRLTAAALERAEQHQRALVMAEATGQSPHTGPLAELIGQSPLLQRLKTQIVKFAQASGTNMLIHGESGTGKELVARALHAASARAERPFVAVNCAAIPETMIEGELFGYVQGAFMGAQRDKRGRFALAHRGTLFLDEIGDLSPMAQAKVLRVLQEGEVLPLGAEQPSLVDVRVIAATHKDLRKEAAEGRFREDLFFRLNVGDIAVPPLRERSEDLPLLAAAFLEPAALNLGKRLLGFSPAALAALHAYPWPGNVRELRNEVERAAIQAEGAVIELDDLSPAVSRAALSPSSLTTGMSLAARFAALDPMERSLVEEALVAARGNVAEAARLLGITRIMMVRRVDRFGLRSRDG; encoded by the coding sequence ATGCCGTACTTGATCGTCCGCGAGCCAGGGCAGGTTGCCGTCTCCGTTCTTCTCCACGAAGGTCTGAGCGTCGGCCGTCAGGCGCCGAGCGATCTTCTGCTCGTCTATCAGCAGGTCTCACGTCAGCATGCCCGCTTCGAGCAGGACGAGAGCGGCTGGGGGGTGCGGGATCTCGGCTCCTCCAACGGGCTGTTCTTCAATGGGATCCGCACCGAGCGAGCGCAGCTCCGGGAGGGGGATGTCCTCCAGATCGGGCCCGCTCAGCTGACGTTCACGGAGCACGAGCGCGCGGAGATCGCGCACGCGCAGCCGTCGCTCGCGCCGGAGACGCTGGAGCTGCACCGGGCGGATCGGCGTCTCGGGCTGCTGGTCGAGGTGACGCGTGCGATCGGGGCCATGGGCGATCCGGAGGAGCTGCTCGGGCGGATGCTGGACGCGGTGCTCGGGGTGCTCGGTTGCGATCGGGCGCTGGCGGCGCTGCGTGAGGGCGACGAGGACGCGCCGCTGCGGCAGGTGCTGCGCACGCGGGCGGGGGCGACGGTGGAGGGAGAGGTGGTGCTGAGCCGGCCGATCCTGGACGCGTTGCTGGTGCGGCGTGAGGCGGTGCTGCTGCGCGGGGGGCGTGAGCCCGGGGCTTCGTCACCGCCGATGGAGGGGGCGAGCCGCTCGGGGATGGGGACGCCGCTCGAGTCGGGGCGGCGGGTCCTCGGATTTCTGTACGTCGATCACTGGAACCAGAACGCGCCGTTCGGCTCGGAGGATCTCGACTTTCTCAGCGCGCTCGGGCGCCTCACGGCGGCAGCGCTGGAGAGGGCCGAGCAGCATCAGCGCGCGCTGGTGATGGCGGAGGCGACGGGCCAGTCGCCGCACACGGGCCCGCTGGCGGAGCTGATCGGGCAGAGCCCGCTGCTGCAGCGGCTGAAGACCCAGATCGTCAAGTTCGCTCAGGCGAGCGGGACGAACATGCTCATTCACGGCGAGAGCGGGACGGGGAAGGAGCTGGTCGCGCGGGCGCTGCACGCGGCGTCGGCGAGAGCAGAGCGGCCGTTCGTGGCGGTGAACTGTGCAGCCATCCCGGAGACGATGATCGAAGGGGAGCTGTTCGGGTACGTGCAAGGGGCCTTCATGGGGGCCCAGCGTGACAAGCGGGGTCGGTTCGCGCTCGCTCACCGCGGCACGCTCTTCCTCGACGAGATCGGTGATCTGAGCCCGATGGCGCAAGCGAAGGTGTTGCGCGTGCTGCAGGAGGGCGAGGTGCTGCCGCTCGGGGCCGAGCAGCCGTCGCTGGTCGACGTGCGGGTCATCGCGGCGACGCACAAGGACCTGCGGAAGGAAGCTGCCGAGGGGCGCTTCCGGGAGGATCTCTTCTTTCGTCTGAACGTGGGGGACATCGCGGTGCCGCCGCTCCGGGAACGAAGTGAAGACCTGCCGCTCCTGGCTGCGGCGTTCCTGGAGCCCGCGGCGCTCAACCTGGGCAAGCGTCTGCTGGGCTTCTCGCCGGCGGCGCTGGCTGCGCTGCACGCCTACCCGTGGCCGGGGAACGTGCGAGAGCTCAGGAACGAGGTCGAGCGGGCGGCGATTCAGGCCGAAGGGGCGGTGATCGAGCTGGACGATCTCAGCCCGGCAGTGTCGAGGGCCGCGCTGTCGCCGTCGTCGCTGACGACGGGGATGTCGCTCGCGGCGCGGTTCGCGGCGCTGGATCCGATGGAGCGTTCCCTGGTGGAGGAGGCGCTCGTGGCAGCGCGTGGAAACGTCGCGGAAGCGGCGCGGCTGCTCGGGATCACGCGGATCATGATGGTGCGGCGGGTGGACCGCTTCGGGCTTCGCTCGCGCGACGGTTGA
- a CDS encoding DNRLRE domain-containing protein: MNIKFMTVVAVATTVGLFSGCTTESDDSVVEVGGDEAIAEVGMRLTGPQIDAVAQKGVTWTVDDTVAWVKVNNCAACHRAGAPLYGAALAGHTGYDVDTSITTGIGWLARYIAVTEQQPNGRWTHGGVYDFSKSGYNIFGLAGYTQYTSTAYLADLRQGVDWGLSATANYNYSFGNDGLPHANTTSRYVPQDHNSFPTDSNWIIPTAQFAIAAHTLVEVDSALTPAQRTTYQNFANSLANSLEARYARTGSSWTTLDVAYAAIGAASTGRTPDSDPVLASMRADLLARHNPGQGWGDAALGGQNVLSTAEALYGLCLMGVRSDESQAVFDGIDWLAQRQCGTANNYCGTGDSHWDGSWSLPGYAPDVPSIYASIALACYGTLNVDVELAPPSGVVQPLMPVEQTSTFDLTVTNTGYAANSYSITLGGNWAGISNLTQTNGGFTLNPNQSATSTVSVTFAPNQPGSVVVPITATITYATSSGPAHRTVTYNVNIPQQPTVSATPTSTIIVSGNGAVVSPGTHANLAARVQRQNGQAVTQGTVTFYGGSAAIATVQANAQGIFTYDWLVPANAPQGFQSFSAKFGGYATNDLSVNLAESSATGSFTVGNGQGVACQFGVDCLSGFCVDGVCCNSACGGNNQNDCQACSQAAGAAVDGTCSVRASGSVCRPAVDGCDVVEVCNGSATTCPADVVLPPAACQSGCVTVQDGLAAPRNGVADSTISAGSPNDQSATTYPELLTGNRPILGDAFGIVRFDLSFLSPSVTVVSSTLTLEQKYTATPNTPVTLHPILVPWTQATGVYNTIGAAGLGPASLGSLSSLAAGLSYGPRSADLTSIVRQWVSGDTANNGVWFQSGAVRMLYRSSEDSTQARRPKLEVCYYPFP, from the coding sequence ATGAATATCAAATTCATGACGGTGGTGGCGGTCGCTACCACGGTCGGGCTGTTCTCGGGGTGCACGACCGAATCGGACGATTCGGTGGTGGAGGTGGGGGGGGACGAGGCCATCGCAGAGGTCGGTATGCGGCTCACGGGGCCGCAGATCGATGCCGTCGCTCAGAAGGGCGTCACGTGGACGGTCGACGACACGGTGGCCTGGGTGAAGGTGAACAACTGCGCGGCCTGTCACCGGGCAGGCGCGCCTCTCTATGGCGCCGCGCTGGCCGGGCACACCGGCTATGACGTCGATACCAGCATCACCACCGGTATCGGCTGGCTGGCGCGTTACATTGCGGTCACGGAGCAGCAGCCGAATGGGCGCTGGACGCATGGTGGCGTCTATGACTTCTCCAAGTCGGGGTACAACATCTTCGGGCTCGCCGGGTACACGCAGTACACGAGCACGGCGTACCTGGCGGACCTCCGGCAGGGGGTGGACTGGGGGCTCTCGGCGACGGCGAACTACAACTATTCGTTCGGGAATGATGGGCTGCCCCACGCGAATACGACGAGCCGTTACGTTCCTCAGGACCACAACTCCTTCCCGACGGACTCGAACTGGATCATCCCGACGGCGCAGTTCGCCATCGCGGCGCACACGCTGGTCGAGGTCGACTCCGCCCTGACGCCGGCGCAGCGGACGACGTACCAGAACTTCGCCAACTCGCTCGCGAACTCGCTGGAGGCGCGTTACGCCCGGACGGGGAGCTCGTGGACGACGCTGGATGTGGCGTATGCGGCGATCGGTGCGGCGTCGACGGGGCGCACGCCGGACAGCGATCCGGTGCTGGCGTCGATGCGGGCCGACCTGCTGGCGCGGCACAACCCCGGTCAGGGCTGGGGGGATGCGGCGCTCGGGGGGCAGAACGTGCTCAGCACGGCGGAGGCGCTGTACGGGCTCTGCTTGATGGGGGTGCGCTCGGATGAGAGCCAGGCGGTGTTCGATGGCATCGACTGGCTGGCGCAGCGGCAGTGCGGCACGGCGAACAACTACTGCGGCACGGGGGACAGCCACTGGGACGGGAGCTGGAGCCTGCCGGGGTACGCGCCGGATGTGCCGTCGATCTATGCGTCGATCGCGCTGGCTTGCTACGGGACGCTGAACGTCGACGTGGAGCTTGCGCCGCCCAGCGGGGTGGTTCAGCCGCTCATGCCGGTGGAGCAGACCAGCACGTTCGACCTCACGGTGACGAACACCGGGTACGCGGCGAACTCGTACTCGATCACGCTCGGGGGCAACTGGGCGGGGATCTCGAACCTCACCCAGACGAACGGCGGCTTCACGCTGAACCCGAACCAGAGCGCGACGTCGACGGTGAGCGTGACCTTCGCGCCGAACCAGCCGGGGAGCGTGGTCGTGCCGATCACGGCGACGATCACGTACGCGACGAGCAGCGGGCCGGCGCATCGCACGGTGACGTACAACGTCAACATTCCGCAGCAGCCGACGGTCAGCGCGACGCCGACGTCGACGATCATCGTGTCGGGGAACGGCGCGGTGGTCAGCCCGGGGACGCACGCGAACCTCGCGGCGCGGGTGCAGCGGCAGAACGGGCAAGCGGTGACCCAGGGGACGGTGACGTTCTACGGGGGCAGTGCGGCGATCGCGACGGTGCAGGCGAACGCGCAGGGGATCTTCACGTACGACTGGCTGGTGCCGGCGAACGCGCCGCAGGGGTTCCAGTCGTTCTCGGCGAAGTTCGGTGGGTATGCGACGAACGACCTGTCGGTGAACCTGGCGGAGTCGTCGGCGACGGGGTCGTTCACGGTGGGCAACGGGCAAGGGGTGGCTTGCCAGTTCGGCGTCGACTGCTTGAGCGGGTTCTGCGTCGACGGGGTGTGCTGCAACAGCGCTTGCGGCGGCAACAACCAGAACGACTGCCAGGCGTGCAGCCAGGCGGCGGGCGCGGCGGTCGACGGGACCTGCTCGGTGCGCGCTTCGGGCTCGGTCTGCCGCCCGGCGGTGGATGGGTGCGATGTCGTCGAGGTCTGCAACGGGTCGGCGACGACCTGCCCTGCCGATGTGGTGCTGCCGCCCGCGGCGTGCCAGTCGGGCTGCGTGACGGTGCAGGATGGTCTGGCGGCGCCGCGCAACGGGGTGGCCGACAGCACGATCTCCGCCGGCTCACCCAACGACCAGAGCGCCACGACCTACCCCGAGCTGCTCACGGGCAACCGGCCCATCCTGGGCGACGCCTTCGGCATCGTGCGGTTCGATCTGAGCTTCCTGAGCCCCTCGGTCACGGTCGTCTCCAGCACGCTGACGCTGGAGCAGAAGTACACGGCCACGCCGAACACGCCGGTGACCTTGCACCCCATCCTCGTCCCCTGGACCCAGGCGACGGGGGTGTACAACACCATCGGCGCTGCGGGTCTCGGCCCGGCCTCGCTGGGTAGCCTCTCGAGCCTCGCCGCGGGGCTCAGCTACGGTCCTCGCTCTGCCGACCTGACCAGCATCGTGCGGCAGTGGGTGAGCGGTGACACAGCCAACAATGGTGTGTGGTTCCAGAGTGGCGCGGTCCGGATGCTCTACCGCTCCTCGGAGGACAGCACGCAGGCGCGGCGTCCGAAGCTCGAGGTTTGCTACTATCCCTTCCCCTGA